The DNA segment GTTCGCGGCGGTCGACTCCTTCGCCGACCTCGAGTCGCAGGTGGAGGCGCCGGTCGTCGACGACGAGCAGTACCTCGAGGGGTCGGGCCTCGACAGCGAGGAGATCGCCGCCGCGGGCGGATCCGAGGAGCGTTCGAAGAACAGGCGTGAGATCGTCCTCGAGGCCGTCGAGCGCTGTGACGAGCCGACCCACGAGTCGATCGTAGCCTACGCGACCGATCGCGGCGTACCCACCGAGTACGTCGATGGGGCGCTCGAAAAACTGGTACGCGGTGGCGAACTCACCGAATCCGGCGGTCGGTATCGTCGGCTCTAGAGAGCCTGCCAGATCGCGAGCAGCGTCGCGAGGATCGACAGGACCAGTTTGACGATTCGCAACTGCAGGACGGTGAGCTCCGGACGGTACCGCCGCTTCGCGTCGTTCGATCGTTCTCTCATGGGGTGGAGTACCCGCGGGTGCTCGCCCGACGGGTACGTTCTCCCGGTTTCGGCGGCCGAGGGATAATTCCGATCCGCGCGCGGCGGAAGTGAAACTTGTCGCGTTCAACACGTGCGCGGTCCTCTTACGAGGACCGGTACCGGTTGTGTGCGGGGATCGACGGTCCGCTCGAACGAAGGCGGACGGCACCGGAGACGTCTCCGGACGAGCTCTTGACGCGTCCCCTACAAGACCCGCCAGATCCTTGTCACTCGATCGTTAACGTCCTCGCGTATGAGCGATACGAGCGAGCTTCCGAGCATGCGCGTCGAGGCCGAGA comes from the Halalkalicoccus sp. CG83 genome and includes:
- a CDS encoding DUF5817 domain-containing protein translates to MYVVVGCSSCSALWILEGRQETARCPQCGKTHRYAKLKTFVETDDADHAREVRASMLASRGGHADAFAAVDSFADLESQVEAPVVDDEQYLEGSGLDSEEIAAAGGSEERSKNRREIVLEAVERCDEPTHESIVAYATDRGVPTEYVDGALEKLVRGGELTESGGRYRRL